Proteins encoded together in one Mus pahari chromosome 9, PAHARI_EIJ_v1.1, whole genome shotgun sequence window:
- the Itga7 gene encoding integrin alpha-7 isoform X1 has protein sequence MARIPRCDFLRPPGICYLITSLLAGLFLPPAIAFNLDVMGAIRKEGEPGSLFGFSVALHRQLQPRPQSWLLVGAPQALALPGQQANRTGGLFACPLSLEETDCYRVDIDRGANVQKESKENQWLGVSVRSQGPGGKIVTCAHRYESRQRVDQALETRDVIGRCFVLSQDLAIRDELDGGEWKFCEGRPQGHEQFGFCQQGTAATFSPDSHYLVFGAPGTYNWKGTARVELCAQGSSDLAHLDDGPYEAGGEKEQDPRLIPVPANSYLGFSIDSGKGLMRSEELSFVAGAPRANHKGAVVILRKDSASRLIPEVVLSGERLTSGFGYSLAVTDLNNDGWADLIVGAPYFFERQEELGGAVYVYMNQGGHWADISPLRICGSPDSMFGISLAVLGDLNQDGFPDIAVGAPFDGDGKVFIYHGSSLGVVIKPSQVLEGEAVGIKSFGYSLSGGLDVDGNHYPDLLVGSLADTAALFRARPVLHVSQEIFIDPRAIDLEQPNCADGGRLVCVDIKICFSYVAVPSSYNPSVALDYMLDGDTDRRLRGQVPRVTFLSRGLDDLRHQSSGTVWLKHQHDRVCGDTVFQLQENVKDKLRAIVVTLSYGLRTPLLRRQAPGQELPSVAPILNAHQPSTQRTEIHFLKQGCGEDKICQSNLQLERYQFCSRISDTEFQALPMDLDGKTALFALSGQPFIGLELTVTNLPSDPARPQADGDDAHEAQLLVTLPASLRYSGVRSLDSVEKPLCLSNDSASHVECELGNPMKRGAQVTFYLILSTSGITIETTELEVKLLLATISEQELDPVFVRAHVFIELPLSISGVATPQQLFFSGEVKGESAMQSERDVGSKVKYEVTVSNQGQSLNTLGSAFLNIMWPHEIANGKWLLYPMRVELEGGQGPDKRGICSPRPNILQLDVDSRDRRRRELGQPEPQEPPEKVEPSTSWWPVSSAEKRNVTLDCAQGTAKCVVFSCPLYSFDRAAVLHVWGRLWNSTFLEEYMAVKSLEVIVRANITVKSSIKNLLLRDASTVIPVMVYLDPMAVVVEGVPWWVILLAVLAGLLVLALLVLLLWKLGFFKRAKHPEATVPQYHAVKILREDRQQFKEEKTGTIQRSNWGNSQWEGSDAHPILAADWHPELGPDGHPVPATA, from the exons ATGGCCAGGATTCCGAGGTGCGATTTCCTCCGGCCCCCCGGAATCTGCTACCTTATTACTTCCTTGCTCGCTGGACTGTTCTTACCACCGGCAATCGCCTTCAATCTGGATGTGATGGGTGCTATACGCAAGGAGGGAGAACCCGGCAGCCTATTCGGCTTTTCGGTGGCCCTGCATCGACAATTACAGCCCCGACCCCAGAGCTG GCTGCTGGTGGGCGCTCCCCAGGCCCTGGCTCTTCCTGGACAGCAGGCAAACCGCACCGGAGGCCTCTTTGCTTGTCCCCTGAGCCTAGAGGAGACAGACTGCTACAGAGTGGACATCGAcaggggag CTAACGTGCAGAAGGAGAGCAAGGAGAACCAGTGGCTGGGAGTCAGTGTCCGGAGCCAGGGGCCCGGGGGCAAGATTGTT ACGTGTGCACACCGATATGAGTCTCGACAGAGAGTGGACCAGGCTTTGGAGACTCGGGATGTGATTGGCCGCTGCTTTGTGCTAAGCCAGGACCTGGCCATCCGTGATGAGCTGGATGGTGGGGAGTGGAAGTTCTGTGAGGGGCGTCCTCAGGGCCATGAACAGTTTGGGTTCTGCCAGCAGGGCACAGCTGCCACCTTCTCCCCTGACAGCCACTACCTCGTCTTTGGGGCTCCAGGAACCTATAACTGGAAGG GCACGGCCAGGGTGGAGCTCTGTGCACAGGGCTCGTCGGACCTGGCACACCTGGATGACGGGCCCTACGAGGCGGGGGGCGAGAAGGAGCAAGACCCCCGCCTCATCCCGGTCCCTGCCAACAGCTACCTTG GTTTCTCCATCGACTCTGGGAAGGGTCTCATGCgctcagaagagctgagttttGTGGCAGGGGCCCCCCGTGCCAACCACAAAGGGGCTGTGGTCATTCTGCGCAAGGATAGCGCCAGCCGCCTGATACCTGAGGTTGTGTTGTCGGGGGAGCGCCTGACCTCTGGCTTCGGCTACTCACTGGCTGTGACTGATCTCAACAATGATGG TTGGGCAGACCTGATTGTGGGTGCCCCCTACTTCTTTGAACGCCAAGAAGAGCTGGGAggtgctgtgtatgtgtacatgaacCAGGGTGGCCATTGGGCAGATATCTCTCCTCTCCGAATCTGTGGCTCCCCTGATTCCATGTTTGGGATCAGTTTGGCTGTATTGGGGGACCTCAACCAAGATGGCTTCCCAG ACATTGCCGTGGGAGCTCCCTTTGACGGAGATGGGAAGGTCTTTATCTACCATGGGAGCAGCCTGGGGGTGgtcatcaaaccttcacag GTGCTGGAGGGCGAGGCGGTGGGTATCAAGAGCTTTGGTTACTCCCTGTCCGGTGGCCTGGATGTGGATGGGAATCACTACCCAGACCTGCTTGTGGGCTCCCTGGCTGATACTGCTGCTCTGTTCAG GGCCAGACCCGTCCTACATGTCTCCCAAGAGATCTTCATTGATCCGAGAGCCATCGATCTGGAACAGCCCAACTGTGCCGACGGAGGACGCTTGGTCTG CGTGGACATAAAGATCTGTTTCAGCTATGTTGCTGTGCCCAGCAGCTATAACCCTAGTGTGG CCCTAGATTATATGTTAGATGGGGACACAGACCGGAGGCTCCGGGGCCAGGTTCCACGTGTGACCTTTCTGAGCCGAGGCCTGGATGACCTCAGGCATCAGTCCTCCGGCACCGTGTGGTTGAAGCACCAACATGACCGAGTCTGTGGAGACACTGTGTTCCAGCTGCAG GAAAACGTCAAAGACAAGCTACGGGCCATTGTGGTGACCCTGTCTTATGGTCTCCGAACCCCTCTGTTACGGAGGCAAGCACCTGGCCAGGAGCTCCCCTCTGTGGCTCCCATCCTCAATGCTCACCAGCCCAGCACCCAGAGGACTGAG ATCCACTTCCTGAAGCAAGGCTGTGGTGAAGATAAGATCTGTCAGAGCAACCTCCAGCTCGAGCGGTACCAGTTCTGTTCCCGAATCAGCGACACAGAGTTCCAGGCTCTGCCCAT GGATCTGGATGGAAAGACCGCCCTGTTTGCACTGAGCGGGCAGCCGTTCATAGGCCTGGAGCTGACAGTCACCAACCTGCCCTCTGACCCTGCCCGGCCTCAGGCAGATGGGGATGATGCTCATGAAGCACAGCTCCTGGTCACCCTCCCAGCCTCTCTACGTTACTCAGGAGTTCGCTCTCTGGACTCTGTG GAGAAGCCACTCTGCCTGTCCAATGACAGCGCCTCTCATGTCGAGTGTGAGCTGGGGAACCCTATGAAAAGAGGCGCTCAG GTCACTTTCTACCTCATCCTCAGCACCTCTGGGATCACTATTGAGACCACAGAGCTGGAGGTGAAATTGCTGTTAGCCAC GATCAGTGAGCAGGAGCTGGATCCAGTCTTTGTTCGGGCTCATGTCTTCATTGAATTGCCGCTGTCCATTTCAGG GGTGGCCACTCCCCAGCAACTTTTCTTCTCTGGCGAGGTGAAGGGAGAAAGTGCCATGCAATCTGAGAGGGATGTGGGCAGCAAGGTCAAGTATGAGGTCACG GTCTCCAATCAAGGCCAGTCCCTCAATACTCTGGGCTCTGCCTTCCTCAATATCATGTGGCCCCACGAGATCGCCAATGGAAAGTGGCTGCTGTACCCGATGCGGGTGGAGCTGGAGGGCGGACAGGGACCTGACAAGAGAGGGATCTGTTCCCCAAGACCCAACATCCTCCAGCTG GATGTGGACAGCAGGGATAGGAGGCGGCGAGAGCTGGGGCAGCCGGAGCCACAGGAGCCTCCAGAGAAGGTGGAGCCTAGCACATCCTGGTGGCCAGTGTCCTCTGCTGAGAAGAGAAATGTGACTCTG GACTGCGCCCAGGGCACGGCCAAGTGTGTGGTGTTCAGCTGCCCACTCTACAGCTTTGATCGTGCAGCCGTGCTTCACGTCTGGGGCCGTCTCTGGAACAGCACCTTTCTGGAG GAGTACATGGCCGTGAAATCCCTGGAAGTGATCGTCCGAGCCAACATCACAGTGAAATCCTCCATTAAGAACCTGTTGCTCAGAGACGCATCCACAGTG ATTCCAGTGATGGTGTACTTGGATCCCATGGCCGTGGTTGTGGAAGGAGTCCCCTGGTGGGTCATCCTCCTGGCAGTGCTGGCTGGGCTGCTAGTACTGGCCTTGTTGGTATTGCTGCTATGGAAG
- the Itga7 gene encoding integrin alpha-7 isoform X2, with amino-acid sequence MARIPRCDFLRPPGICYLITSLLAGLFLPPAIAFNLDVMGAIRKEGEPGSLFGFSVALHRQLQPRPQSWLLVGAPQALALPGQQANRTGGLFACPLSLEETDCYRVDIDRGANVQKESKENQWLGVSVRSQGPGGKIVTCAHRYESRQRVDQALETRDVIGRCFVLSQDLAIRDELDGGEWKFCEGRPQGHEQFGFCQQGTAATFSPDSHYLVFGAPGTYNWKGLLFVTNIDSSDPDQLVYKTLDPADRLTGPAGDLTLNSYLGFSIDSGKGLMRSEELSFVAGAPRANHKGAVVILRKDSASRLIPEVVLSGERLTSGFGYSLAVTDLNNDGWADLIVGAPYFFERQEELGGAVYVYMNQGGHWADISPLRICGSPDSMFGISLAVLGDLNQDGFPDIAVGAPFDGDGKVFIYHGSSLGVVIKPSQVLEGEAVGIKSFGYSLSGGLDVDGNHYPDLLVGSLADTAALFRARPVLHVSQEIFIDPRAIDLEQPNCADGGRLVCVDIKICFSYVAVPSSYNPSVALDYMLDGDTDRRLRGQVPRVTFLSRGLDDLRHQSSGTVWLKHQHDRVCGDTVFQLQENVKDKLRAIVVTLSYGLRTPLLRRQAPGQELPSVAPILNAHQPSTQRTEIHFLKQGCGEDKICQSNLQLERYQFCSRISDTEFQALPMDLDGKTALFALSGQPFIGLELTVTNLPSDPARPQADGDDAHEAQLLVTLPASLRYSGVRSLDSVEKPLCLSNDSASHVECELGNPMKRGAQVTFYLILSTSGITIETTELEVKLLLATISEQELDPVFVRAHVFIELPLSISGVATPQQLFFSGEVKGESAMQSERDVGSKVKYEVTVSNQGQSLNTLGSAFLNIMWPHEIANGKWLLYPMRVELEGGQGPDKRGICSPRPNILQLDVDSRDRRRRELGQPEPQEPPEKVEPSTSWWPVSSAEKRNVTLDCAQGTAKCVVFSCPLYSFDRAAVLHVWGRLWNSTFLEEYMAVKSLEVIVRANITVKSSIKNLLLRDASTVIPVMVYLDPMAVVVEGVPWWVILLAVLAGLLVLALLVLLLWKLGFFKRAKHPEATVPQYHAVKILREDRQQFKEEKTGTIQRSNWGNSQWEGSDAHPILAADWHPELGPDGHPVPATA; translated from the exons ATGGCCAGGATTCCGAGGTGCGATTTCCTCCGGCCCCCCGGAATCTGCTACCTTATTACTTCCTTGCTCGCTGGACTGTTCTTACCACCGGCAATCGCCTTCAATCTGGATGTGATGGGTGCTATACGCAAGGAGGGAGAACCCGGCAGCCTATTCGGCTTTTCGGTGGCCCTGCATCGACAATTACAGCCCCGACCCCAGAGCTG GCTGCTGGTGGGCGCTCCCCAGGCCCTGGCTCTTCCTGGACAGCAGGCAAACCGCACCGGAGGCCTCTTTGCTTGTCCCCTGAGCCTAGAGGAGACAGACTGCTACAGAGTGGACATCGAcaggggag CTAACGTGCAGAAGGAGAGCAAGGAGAACCAGTGGCTGGGAGTCAGTGTCCGGAGCCAGGGGCCCGGGGGCAAGATTGTT ACGTGTGCACACCGATATGAGTCTCGACAGAGAGTGGACCAGGCTTTGGAGACTCGGGATGTGATTGGCCGCTGCTTTGTGCTAAGCCAGGACCTGGCCATCCGTGATGAGCTGGATGGTGGGGAGTGGAAGTTCTGTGAGGGGCGTCCTCAGGGCCATGAACAGTTTGGGTTCTGCCAGCAGGGCACAGCTGCCACCTTCTCCCCTGACAGCCACTACCTCGTCTTTGGGGCTCCAGGAACCTATAACTGGAAGG GGTTGCTTTTTGTGACCAACATTGATAGCTCAGACCCTGACCAGCTGGTGTATAAAACTTTGGACCCTGCTGACCGGCTCACAGGACCAGCCGGAGACTTGACCTTGAATAGCTATTTAG GTTTCTCCATCGACTCTGGGAAGGGTCTCATGCgctcagaagagctgagttttGTGGCAGGGGCCCCCCGTGCCAACCACAAAGGGGCTGTGGTCATTCTGCGCAAGGATAGCGCCAGCCGCCTGATACCTGAGGTTGTGTTGTCGGGGGAGCGCCTGACCTCTGGCTTCGGCTACTCACTGGCTGTGACTGATCTCAACAATGATGG TTGGGCAGACCTGATTGTGGGTGCCCCCTACTTCTTTGAACGCCAAGAAGAGCTGGGAggtgctgtgtatgtgtacatgaacCAGGGTGGCCATTGGGCAGATATCTCTCCTCTCCGAATCTGTGGCTCCCCTGATTCCATGTTTGGGATCAGTTTGGCTGTATTGGGGGACCTCAACCAAGATGGCTTCCCAG ACATTGCCGTGGGAGCTCCCTTTGACGGAGATGGGAAGGTCTTTATCTACCATGGGAGCAGCCTGGGGGTGgtcatcaaaccttcacag GTGCTGGAGGGCGAGGCGGTGGGTATCAAGAGCTTTGGTTACTCCCTGTCCGGTGGCCTGGATGTGGATGGGAATCACTACCCAGACCTGCTTGTGGGCTCCCTGGCTGATACTGCTGCTCTGTTCAG GGCCAGACCCGTCCTACATGTCTCCCAAGAGATCTTCATTGATCCGAGAGCCATCGATCTGGAACAGCCCAACTGTGCCGACGGAGGACGCTTGGTCTG CGTGGACATAAAGATCTGTTTCAGCTATGTTGCTGTGCCCAGCAGCTATAACCCTAGTGTGG CCCTAGATTATATGTTAGATGGGGACACAGACCGGAGGCTCCGGGGCCAGGTTCCACGTGTGACCTTTCTGAGCCGAGGCCTGGATGACCTCAGGCATCAGTCCTCCGGCACCGTGTGGTTGAAGCACCAACATGACCGAGTCTGTGGAGACACTGTGTTCCAGCTGCAG GAAAACGTCAAAGACAAGCTACGGGCCATTGTGGTGACCCTGTCTTATGGTCTCCGAACCCCTCTGTTACGGAGGCAAGCACCTGGCCAGGAGCTCCCCTCTGTGGCTCCCATCCTCAATGCTCACCAGCCCAGCACCCAGAGGACTGAG ATCCACTTCCTGAAGCAAGGCTGTGGTGAAGATAAGATCTGTCAGAGCAACCTCCAGCTCGAGCGGTACCAGTTCTGTTCCCGAATCAGCGACACAGAGTTCCAGGCTCTGCCCAT GGATCTGGATGGAAAGACCGCCCTGTTTGCACTGAGCGGGCAGCCGTTCATAGGCCTGGAGCTGACAGTCACCAACCTGCCCTCTGACCCTGCCCGGCCTCAGGCAGATGGGGATGATGCTCATGAAGCACAGCTCCTGGTCACCCTCCCAGCCTCTCTACGTTACTCAGGAGTTCGCTCTCTGGACTCTGTG GAGAAGCCACTCTGCCTGTCCAATGACAGCGCCTCTCATGTCGAGTGTGAGCTGGGGAACCCTATGAAAAGAGGCGCTCAG GTCACTTTCTACCTCATCCTCAGCACCTCTGGGATCACTATTGAGACCACAGAGCTGGAGGTGAAATTGCTGTTAGCCAC GATCAGTGAGCAGGAGCTGGATCCAGTCTTTGTTCGGGCTCATGTCTTCATTGAATTGCCGCTGTCCATTTCAGG GGTGGCCACTCCCCAGCAACTTTTCTTCTCTGGCGAGGTGAAGGGAGAAAGTGCCATGCAATCTGAGAGGGATGTGGGCAGCAAGGTCAAGTATGAGGTCACG GTCTCCAATCAAGGCCAGTCCCTCAATACTCTGGGCTCTGCCTTCCTCAATATCATGTGGCCCCACGAGATCGCCAATGGAAAGTGGCTGCTGTACCCGATGCGGGTGGAGCTGGAGGGCGGACAGGGACCTGACAAGAGAGGGATCTGTTCCCCAAGACCCAACATCCTCCAGCTG GATGTGGACAGCAGGGATAGGAGGCGGCGAGAGCTGGGGCAGCCGGAGCCACAGGAGCCTCCAGAGAAGGTGGAGCCTAGCACATCCTGGTGGCCAGTGTCCTCTGCTGAGAAGAGAAATGTGACTCTG GACTGCGCCCAGGGCACGGCCAAGTGTGTGGTGTTCAGCTGCCCACTCTACAGCTTTGATCGTGCAGCCGTGCTTCACGTCTGGGGCCGTCTCTGGAACAGCACCTTTCTGGAG GAGTACATGGCCGTGAAATCCCTGGAAGTGATCGTCCGAGCCAACATCACAGTGAAATCCTCCATTAAGAACCTGTTGCTCAGAGACGCATCCACAGTG ATTCCAGTGATGGTGTACTTGGATCCCATGGCCGTGGTTGTGGAAGGAGTCCCCTGGTGGGTCATCCTCCTGGCAGTGCTGGCTGGGCTGCTAGTACTGGCCTTGTTGGTATTGCTGCTATGGAAG
- the Itga7 gene encoding integrin alpha-7 isoform X3: MRSEELSFVAGAPRANHKGAVVILRKDSASRLIPEVVLSGERLTSGFGYSLAVTDLNNDGWADLIVGAPYFFERQEELGGAVYVYMNQGGHWADISPLRICGSPDSMFGISLAVLGDLNQDGFPDIAVGAPFDGDGKVFIYHGSSLGVVIKPSQVLEGEAVGIKSFGYSLSGGLDVDGNHYPDLLVGSLADTAALFRARPVLHVSQEIFIDPRAIDLEQPNCADGGRLVCVDIKICFSYVAVPSSYNPSVALDYMLDGDTDRRLRGQVPRVTFLSRGLDDLRHQSSGTVWLKHQHDRVCGDTVFQLQENVKDKLRAIVVTLSYGLRTPLLRRQAPGQELPSVAPILNAHQPSTQRTEIHFLKQGCGEDKICQSNLQLERYQFCSRISDTEFQALPMDLDGKTALFALSGQPFIGLELTVTNLPSDPARPQADGDDAHEAQLLVTLPASLRYSGVRSLDSVEKPLCLSNDSASHVECELGNPMKRGAQVTFYLILSTSGITIETTELEVKLLLATISEQELDPVFVRAHVFIELPLSISGVATPQQLFFSGEVKGESAMQSERDVGSKVKYEVTVSNQGQSLNTLGSAFLNIMWPHEIANGKWLLYPMRVELEGGQGPDKRGICSPRPNILQLDVDSRDRRRRELGQPEPQEPPEKVEPSTSWWPVSSAEKRNVTLDCAQGTAKCVVFSCPLYSFDRAAVLHVWGRLWNSTFLEEYMAVKSLEVIVRANITVKSSIKNLLLRDASTVIPVMVYLDPMAVVVEGVPWWVILLAVLAGLLVLALLVLLLWKLGFFKRAKHPEATVPQYHAVKILREDRQQFKEEKTGTIQRSNWGNSQWEGSDAHPILAADWHPELGPDGHPVPATA, encoded by the exons ATGCgctcagaagagctgagttttGTGGCAGGGGCCCCCCGTGCCAACCACAAAGGGGCTGTGGTCATTCTGCGCAAGGATAGCGCCAGCCGCCTGATACCTGAGGTTGTGTTGTCGGGGGAGCGCCTGACCTCTGGCTTCGGCTACTCACTGGCTGTGACTGATCTCAACAATGATGG TTGGGCAGACCTGATTGTGGGTGCCCCCTACTTCTTTGAACGCCAAGAAGAGCTGGGAggtgctgtgtatgtgtacatgaacCAGGGTGGCCATTGGGCAGATATCTCTCCTCTCCGAATCTGTGGCTCCCCTGATTCCATGTTTGGGATCAGTTTGGCTGTATTGGGGGACCTCAACCAAGATGGCTTCCCAG ACATTGCCGTGGGAGCTCCCTTTGACGGAGATGGGAAGGTCTTTATCTACCATGGGAGCAGCCTGGGGGTGgtcatcaaaccttcacag GTGCTGGAGGGCGAGGCGGTGGGTATCAAGAGCTTTGGTTACTCCCTGTCCGGTGGCCTGGATGTGGATGGGAATCACTACCCAGACCTGCTTGTGGGCTCCCTGGCTGATACTGCTGCTCTGTTCAG GGCCAGACCCGTCCTACATGTCTCCCAAGAGATCTTCATTGATCCGAGAGCCATCGATCTGGAACAGCCCAACTGTGCCGACGGAGGACGCTTGGTCTG CGTGGACATAAAGATCTGTTTCAGCTATGTTGCTGTGCCCAGCAGCTATAACCCTAGTGTGG CCCTAGATTATATGTTAGATGGGGACACAGACCGGAGGCTCCGGGGCCAGGTTCCACGTGTGACCTTTCTGAGCCGAGGCCTGGATGACCTCAGGCATCAGTCCTCCGGCACCGTGTGGTTGAAGCACCAACATGACCGAGTCTGTGGAGACACTGTGTTCCAGCTGCAG GAAAACGTCAAAGACAAGCTACGGGCCATTGTGGTGACCCTGTCTTATGGTCTCCGAACCCCTCTGTTACGGAGGCAAGCACCTGGCCAGGAGCTCCCCTCTGTGGCTCCCATCCTCAATGCTCACCAGCCCAGCACCCAGAGGACTGAG ATCCACTTCCTGAAGCAAGGCTGTGGTGAAGATAAGATCTGTCAGAGCAACCTCCAGCTCGAGCGGTACCAGTTCTGTTCCCGAATCAGCGACACAGAGTTCCAGGCTCTGCCCAT GGATCTGGATGGAAAGACCGCCCTGTTTGCACTGAGCGGGCAGCCGTTCATAGGCCTGGAGCTGACAGTCACCAACCTGCCCTCTGACCCTGCCCGGCCTCAGGCAGATGGGGATGATGCTCATGAAGCACAGCTCCTGGTCACCCTCCCAGCCTCTCTACGTTACTCAGGAGTTCGCTCTCTGGACTCTGTG GAGAAGCCACTCTGCCTGTCCAATGACAGCGCCTCTCATGTCGAGTGTGAGCTGGGGAACCCTATGAAAAGAGGCGCTCAG GTCACTTTCTACCTCATCCTCAGCACCTCTGGGATCACTATTGAGACCACAGAGCTGGAGGTGAAATTGCTGTTAGCCAC GATCAGTGAGCAGGAGCTGGATCCAGTCTTTGTTCGGGCTCATGTCTTCATTGAATTGCCGCTGTCCATTTCAGG GGTGGCCACTCCCCAGCAACTTTTCTTCTCTGGCGAGGTGAAGGGAGAAAGTGCCATGCAATCTGAGAGGGATGTGGGCAGCAAGGTCAAGTATGAGGTCACG GTCTCCAATCAAGGCCAGTCCCTCAATACTCTGGGCTCTGCCTTCCTCAATATCATGTGGCCCCACGAGATCGCCAATGGAAAGTGGCTGCTGTACCCGATGCGGGTGGAGCTGGAGGGCGGACAGGGACCTGACAAGAGAGGGATCTGTTCCCCAAGACCCAACATCCTCCAGCTG GATGTGGACAGCAGGGATAGGAGGCGGCGAGAGCTGGGGCAGCCGGAGCCACAGGAGCCTCCAGAGAAGGTGGAGCCTAGCACATCCTGGTGGCCAGTGTCCTCTGCTGAGAAGAGAAATGTGACTCTG GACTGCGCCCAGGGCACGGCCAAGTGTGTGGTGTTCAGCTGCCCACTCTACAGCTTTGATCGTGCAGCCGTGCTTCACGTCTGGGGCCGTCTCTGGAACAGCACCTTTCTGGAG GAGTACATGGCCGTGAAATCCCTGGAAGTGATCGTCCGAGCCAACATCACAGTGAAATCCTCCATTAAGAACCTGTTGCTCAGAGACGCATCCACAGTG ATTCCAGTGATGGTGTACTTGGATCCCATGGCCGTGGTTGTGGAAGGAGTCCCCTGGTGGGTCATCCTCCTGGCAGTGCTGGCTGGGCTGCTAGTACTGGCCTTGTTGGTATTGCTGCTATGGAAG